The nucleotide sequence TAGACTGATAGCGGGCCCCACTCGCTATTCAATCAAGTTGCGGCGGCGGGGTTGAAATTAGGGTGGGAATAAAACGAGGCTTCGTCGGTGGCTAcaattaggctagtcatagtggggagtaatgtTACTACTATAGTGAGTAGCAATATATACGTGGTGTCATGCAACACCTTACTTATTAGATTGTAAACTCATTTTGTCTCGGTATATGTGATGTTagggtaacatattatgttaccataaACTTCTCTTTTCTTATTAATTATTCGCCacattattttttttgtttttttttgcctagatatgtgtaatgttactatctatattaTTCCCACTATGGtagccttagagcatctctagcagccGCACTATCCCGCCGTCGACCCATATATTTGCGGGCGGTTTATTTCTGGACCAAACAGAAGACGCAAATTTGCACTGCCCCACCCCCTCCAGCCGTTATATGTATGGGAGGGGGCGTTGTAGGGTTGCCATCTCGGAGagaaccacccccccccccccttcgccaCAATCCTCTTCCCCTGCGCCACCGTATGTTCGTAGCTCCGGCGAGCGCATCCGGCCGAATCAAGCACAGCTCATGTCGGGAGAAGGTCGCGGATGGTGTGGGGGGGTCGCCGTCGCGCAAGCGTTGCCGGCACGACGTGGAGGCCAGCAGCTCCGGTCGGCCCGCCGTCGAGCCATGGCGCTCGGCGCAACCGCGGCTCTCTCTCCCGCAACGGTGGGAACCGCACGTGGCAACACTTCAACAAGCTCCACAACGCGCTTTGGCCGACGATGAAGAAGCTTCGCGAGGCAGAGATCGCTCGCTTCACAACGAAGGAGGCGCTAGAGGCCAACGAATAGGGTGACGGGGAAAACTGCCTGCAAAATCGATGCAGGGCGAGCCGTAAATCAATTTTGCAGGGTGGCAGTTTACCACATTTGCTAGAGATGCTACTATTGGGCATGCAGAGTTAGCGGCAACTACTGCAGGAGAggcagttttttttttgagggactCAAGGAGAGGGGTGGTGGGAGTAATCGATGAAAAAGCCCCGTAGTAAACATTAAGGAGAGGGCTGGCTGTTTCTTTTTTCCCAAAGACTCAATCATGCAGCTGCGCTCAATGGACGTCGCGAGCGCACACTCATGGACCGAATGATGCAATAAACTGCTTTCAGATTTGGTAAACTGTCCATCCACTTATTTTATATATGGAAAGATTCTTCAATTACAGTGCGTTGATTTTTCTTCACCTCATCCGACCAATCGTGTCAACTCAGTGATGACGTAACGTGCACTAATTTTGgtacaagaaaattcaaaaaactaTAACTTTCACACCGTGTGTCCAAATGATGATCCGTTTTCACCGTTGAATTCCTTGTGACGAGCTCTTCAAAAGTAGATCCCATGTGAATATGTTTTAATGTTTTTTGTAAAAAGCAACTTTAATGCTAGATGAGGCAAGTTTAGTGCTAAAGATGAGCAACTTCGATGCTAGAAGAATTGCACCATGTGTATAAGTAAATTCGCGTAGTAGCCTCCTACTTAGTTGTGTGCAATAGGTAATAAGTGGTTACATAGTTCGTTGCCTACCATATTGTGAAAGTTGTTCACCGTAAAGTGGGAAGTTATCTAACATGGTTTCCTAGTTGTCTGCCTCAGAAACCAAGTTGCCTACATCGCTATGAAGCTTCCCGCAGGTGATCCGTAACTGCCTAAAATTATGAAAGTTCTCGGACCTAAGTTGCCAACACTACTGAGCGCATGGTTGTTGGCTAGTCAGGTCGCGGTGTTAGATGAGAAGTTGCATAGGGGGTTATCAAAAATTTCATAGCGGGACGGATCAGACAATTGCCTACAAACCTATGCAAATCCTTATTTTTTGGTCGAGTTGCCTACAAAATTATTAAAATCTTCATATATAATGATGGAAAACACACATGGGTTGGCTAATTAGGTCGCGGCGAGCTTTTCAAAATTAAACTCCACATGAATATGtttctttaatatttttaaaagcaactttgatgctagatgaGGCAACTTTAATGCTAAATAGAAGCAACTTCACTCCATTAAAAATAACTAATTAGCAACAATAAGCATCTAACTAATGATACAGAACAACTTCGAAACAAAGGTATATAACATCACAATTTTCCTTTTACcagaggcaactttagtgctaaaaGCAGACAACTTCACTACATTCTATGTCCTAATTATTTTTTTCTAATTTTCTCCTAACTTCCTCGCCAGTACCTCTAATTTGCCTATTGTTCACGCTAGTATGTCGTTGTTTCTAAATTGCCTATAATACTATGAAGTCATCTATTGGTGATGCTTTTGTGTCTACTATTGCTAGTTATGGTAGGCAACATGATGATGAATCTTAGCCACTTCAGAGTGTTTGTAGGCAACTTAGAAAACAATGATAAATAACTTCATAGTATTGTAGGCAACTATTTGGAAAAGTTAGGCAATTGTGCAACAATTGTAGGCAACTAATTAACAATAGCAGGCAACTATACATCAATGGTAGGTAATGTATAGCATGTATAGGCAATTGAACATCAAATGTAGGAACTGACCATCAACAATGGGCAATTGAGCAGTCATGATACGCAAGTTGGAATAATGTTAGCAAAATTCACAAATACACACGGTACAATGAATTTGCTTTGTATGTAGCACTAAAGTTGCCTTATGTTCTGTGtgatttttctcatttttttgCGCAAACCAATCTAATAGTCAGTTCTACTAGGCCAAAAAGAAAAATTGCTTCCCTATAGCACTATAGTTGCCTCCATTGCACCCAAAGTTGCCCTTGAAAAAAGTTTGACAAAATCTACTCAtataggatctagttttgaagaactcgttgTGAGAAACCTGACCATGAAAACAGAATTGAATTTCAATGCTTGAATGAAAAGTTATGGCTTTTACAACTTTTTAAACCACAAAATAAATGCACGTGGGACAAGATTTAGGCTGATTCCATCGATAGCCATGTGCGTACAAGGTGTGGCCAAACAATTTCCTCTTTTAGTATAGACAGTTGGACACAAGGACATATAATTACTATATATGGCTGTGCGCTCCAGGCAACAAACAAGCGCCGCGGCGCTCTCTAGCCAcatccttctttctttctttctttcttttttgagggATTTAGGAGCGCAAGCCAACAAGACATTCCGTTGTAAACATACGAGACATAACAGTTGGCTAAATATCTCAAAACATAATACTCCGTACCTATTATGTGGAAAGTACGAAAGCAGCATCTCAACGCACAAAAGAAAACCTGTACAGAGAGACTAAAACATAGGCCCAACGTGGCATTTAGGGCCGTGGCTTTCGGAGCCCCGGCCGACCCTTTATTTCGCCAGCCAGCCCCCATTTCTTTGGATCAGCAGGCTTCCTCACCGCTTCAGCACGTAGCTTGTGGATCACATGGTAAGAGAATAGCTCAGAAAGCACGGCCTCGCTCCCCAATTTAACTTCAGCAGATCACATACTATACACGCTTTGTAGGATCCAGAAGAAGATACTAGTAGTGGATCCTATCATTGCCATCGAAATTTAGGCCTCGGATGCCCCTTATAGTGGACTCGTAGTTGTTGCTGTTAGACTTGTGCCTGGGATCAGAGTAGTCAGGCGTCTGTGAGGTCCTCCGTGGAGCTGAGTTTCTCTGGGACGTCCCTGGACTCGCATCTGGTGCACGACTACGTGATGGTTCAGCTCCACTGCTTGGCAAATCTCGGCTACTAGAAACAGCAGGTCGCCTTGAGGACACGCCTGACCGACCCAAAAAAGTCGAACTGGACAACTACAGGTCATTCGAGGTTGAGAAATTACATTGCAGAAGGATAAATAGGATCCTTCAGGCATCCAAAGAACACCATGGTAGCAATGCTAAACAAATGAAATAGGACAAACTCACCACAGCTTCCTTCGGTGCGGACACATCTGGTCTAACTGGTGACTTCTGTTTCGATAAGCTGCCTGCATTTATTCCTGTAGGTGGAACCTGACGTCGTGTAGGATCATCTGACCATCCACTTCTTCTTCCCTCTTCGGTGGCTAAATCAGTTCAGGAGACAGTTAGCCAACCTAACAGAACCTACTCGGCCCATGGATTAGCTGAAGAAATAGCAATACAACACAAGAGTAGTTCTGAACATGCACCTGAAACAGGATGTGTGCTACTCCTAAGCAAGATAACGGGAAACAGTTTACGACCCTGCTCCACTTACATATATTATATTATTTATATTATTATGTGCACTCGTTCATTGGTGTTGCATATAATTTTGCACGAAGCATCCAACCATTATACTATTTCCTCAAATCTAATTATAAAATGTGATAATGTTACTTGTAGGGAAAAAACAGCTACTATAACAAGAATACCTGACAGTCTATTATTACATGCAATTGGAGCCATCCCCGAGCTTTGTCCTGCAGCAGCGGCCTAAAACAACAGAGCATGAACATTTATCAGATATTTATCTCCACGGACAAGTGCAGAAGGCTAGCACTTTGAGCTGTACTGACAATAGCACGTGGTGGAACACTGGTCATTTGTGACTGCTGGTATTTAAGAATGGTCCAGTCAAAAACATAATCAAACTGGAATCCTACACAGAAAAATATCCAATGAGAAGTGTCCGAAAAGTAGCTTTTTTTTTAAATGTTGCAATGCAAAACTTTATCTAGTAACATATAAATAGAAAACCAACCCTCTCGAATAAAAAGATCTCTGAACAATCTCTTCAGGTATTGATAGTCTGGACTGTCTTCAAAACGCAGTGAGCGGCAGTAATGGAAGAATGACTGAAATTCAGAAGGGTATCCACGACACAAAGCCTGAAATCGAACAAACAATTAATACACAAACTAGTTAAGTCATGATTGAATTTAAAGTGCATGAGAATCACCTCAATTGAAGTGGCAATCTTCCGTTCGCTGATTTTCTCATACTTCTGTTTCTTCGTACCGGCTTTTAAACCCTGCCATGGGAGACTGGTAACAGGGGGGCTGTTAGAACACACCAGATGACATAAAAATAGAACAAACTGAAGCTGCATAACCAACCTTCCTCTCAAGAAGTACATGAGTACATATCCAAGAGACTCCATGTCATCCCTTCTGCTTTGTTCTATTTAAAAAGCAACAGCCTTTATTCTTTAAACAAGATGGTGCATTTAAGGGCAAGAGAGATTTAATGAAGAAATAGTAACATGGTGCACTTAAAGATATGCATAGCAGATAAATGATCTAATATTCAACTTGTGAAGTGGACTAACCAATTCCAAGATGGGTGCTTACACTCGCATATCGAGCTGTCCCAGTCAAATTTTTGTTCTCCCTGTATTTCAATACACATTTGTCATACAGGCTATAGGTAGACAAGTACAAAGTCTCGTTAAGAAAAGGATGGTTGGTAATACATTTATATATTATGTCATCAATATCATTTGATATAGAAACACAGTACTGTTATGGTTCCCAGTAAAGTAACATCAGCCATTATACTATTACTGCAGAAGTGCAAATGACAATTGACTCAAGCATCAGCCTAGATATACCGGTATGGAATGTGCTGGTGTGTTGACGTGTCCCTGTATTTCTTTGCCAGTCCAAAGTCAATCATATATACCTAAAACAACATTAAGGACAAGATGTAAGCGCATATACATAATGTTCTAAATAATTTCTAGAACTGTAGGCAGGTGAACAGCACAAAAAATGACTTACCTGATTTGCTCTCTTTCCAAGGCCCATGAGAAAATTGTCTGGCTTTATATCTCGATGCAAGAAGGACTTTGAATGTATAAATTCAACTCGGTTGATCTAATAAAAATGGAAGTTAAATAGATTTAACCAGATAAAATCATCAAATAACAACAACAAAATGACAAAGACTAGCTGATCTCTGTTGTTGAGTGTACCATTTGATCAGCAAGCATCAGAACAGTTTTGAGCGACAGTTTTCTGTTGCAAAAGCTGAAAAGATCTTCAAGGCTTGGCCCCAACACATCCATAACAAGAACATTGTAGTCACCCTCAACACCAAACCACTTGACATTTGAAATCCCAGCTGCACAACCAAAAAAAAAAGTATGTCCGAATCACAACGGCAAAAAATATCTTATATTTATGGTTCAGGGAAAGAAAATGAACGGGTATTACTTCCGCCCTGCAGTACCCTGTACAACTTTGACTCATACAGCAACTGAGGATGCTTTGTCTTCACATTTTCCTGCACAGAGCAAAAGCATAAGGCCTTATCAGTCTGAACAGAACAAAGCCTGCGATAGTTTTGGGGAAATAGACTGAGTGTGACATCATAACAATCATTATTCTGACACCAATAATGCAGCAACATTTTTCCAATGCACGCCACAAATAAGGGGCTAAAATTAGAACTTCAGAATTGAAACAAGTACAATCTTGCTGATGCACTAGAGCATATGGAGATGGTTGGGCTGCATTTACCATCTATCAACTTTTCCTCTCCTATATCTTCTCTACTCTCTCTGACGTTTAATTCTTGGGAACTAAAATGAACTAATGCAAGATTGCAAATGCAGGAGAGCTTACACAGCTCAGTCCATATAATAGCAACCCGTAATCCTTGGCAGGAAATAGTTTTCAATGAATCCTGCTTCTGTATCCATCATTTACCCTTTAAGCGCAGATGGAAGTAATTAGTAAAGAAGTTTGACTGAGAGCTACCAATTCACGAAATATAAGCCTGAAGGAATAGCCAAGGTGCATATACTTTTGTTATTGTACTTTCCACAATAGTGAGATACAGTATAAGATTGctccaatatttgggcccatttttACAGAAAATCATCAATTATCAAGTTAAATACCAAATAGAAATACTTGCACCTAGTATATCAAAAAAGAAAATACTGGCACTAAAAGCAATACTGCCACTGATTATAAAATCATAAACACAACTATGCTGAAATCCAAGAGAATTGTCGCGTCAACTCACAAGCTTAATCGCGACCTCCTCGTTGGTCTGCACGTTAGTACCTGCACCGGCAACCCCGAGCAAGTGAAAACACACGATTTAATCAGCAATCCAGCAGAAACAGCACAAAGGCGAGAGCTTTTAGCATCAGAACGGTTCGTTCAGGCGGGGGAACAGCGCACGAACCGAGGTAGATCTCCCCGAACGAGCCGCTGCCGAGCTTACGGCCGAGGCGGTACTTGTTACCCACGCGCGGCTCCATCGGCGGCCGCGCACGCACACACGCCACCGAGCCGCCGCCTAGGTTGGGGACATCCAGCTACGGAAGAACCTGGGCCAGGGGAGGAATTGTGGGGATTGGTAGCTAGGGTTTGAGCGGTGTGATCGAAGTGTGGGATTGGGGATATTCTTTTTCTTTGTGGGGTGGTGGTGCTTTGCTTTCGCGAGCATCACCCACCAGCCACCACGCTCCGTTTAAACAGAAATGTTAGAAAGTGGAGGTGCCTGTGTGAGAGATTAACATCGCAATTCGCAACAAAAGTGACGAAAATGCCATTCTAAAATCCgaaaaataagaagaaacaaattctgaagaaaaaaattgaCAACACACATTGCTTTGTTTTCTAACTGTGCGTAAATTTTAGTGATGAAATGACATTTGTGGATGtgtggaaaaaaaataaaatgaatgCTCCAAAAGGCATTGGAATTAGTCTTTTAGCATAGATTTATGTTTTGTTATACCACATGAGCCATCACGATTTTTTGAACGCAAATGAAAGACCCTCCAATGTTTATAAAAAAAGTCAGGTTCTttgaatttttttactattttatttatttataattcaCCCGAGTTCACACCTCGGAGCAAAAACTCCATGCCTCCAAAAGGGAGATTTCATTTTATGTCATACAAAATTAATATTTCCTCCGATCCAAATTAGTTGTCGCTCCAATAAATGTATCTAGCCATCTCAAATAGAAATTAATATGAACATTTTTTCTGGTCCAATGAACGATTTAAATTCTTTTACAGTATCAATGACCGATTTAGGGCCTATTTGGGACTGCTCCGCTTCACAAAAATCGGTTTCGCTTCACTAAATTCACTTTGAAGCAGTTTCATCTATAAGTTGTAGTACTACCAAAGAAAATATTTGGCTGTCATCTAGCTTCAGCTTCAAGAATAAGAAACTTGGTGAAAAGGATCTATTTGATTGGT is from Triticum aestivum cultivar Chinese Spring chromosome 3A, IWGSC CS RefSeq v2.1, whole genome shotgun sequence and encodes:
- the LOC123061336 gene encoding casein kinase I isoform X2; the protein is MEPRVGNKYRLGRKLGSGSFGEIYLGTNVQTNEEVAIKLENVKTKHPQLLYESKLYRVLQGGTGISNVKWFGVEGDYNVLVMDVLGPSLEDLFSFCNRKLSLKTVLMLADQMINRVEFIHSKSFLHRDIKPDNFLMGLGKRANQVYMIDFGLAKKYRDTSTHQHIPYRENKNLTGTARYASVSTHLGIEQSRRDDMESLGYVLMYFLRGRLVMQLQFVLFLCHLVCSNSPPVTSLPWQGLKAGTKKQKYEKISERKIATSIEALCRGYPSEFQSFFHYCRSLRFEDSPDYQYLKRLFRDLFIREGFQFDYVFDWTILKYQQSQMTSVPPRAIAAAAGQSSGMAPIASTEEGRRSGWSDDPTRRQVPPTGINAGSLSKQKSPVRPDVSAPKEAVLSSSTFLGRSGVSSRRPAVSSSRDLPSSGAEPSRSRAPDASPGTSQRNSAPRRTSQTPDYSDPRHKSNSNNYESTIRGIRGLNFDGNDRIHY
- the LOC123061336 gene encoding casein kinase I isoform X1 — its product is MEPRVGNKYRLGRKLGSGSFGEIYLGTNVQTNEEVAIKLENVKTKHPQLLYESKLYRVLQGGTGISNVKWFGVEGDYNVLVMDVLGPSLEDLFSFCNRKLSLKTVLMLADQMINRVEFIHSKSFLHRDIKPDNFLMGLGKRANQVYMIDFGLAKKYRDTSTHQHIPYRENKNLTGTARYASVSTHLGIEQSRRDDMESLGYVLMYFLRGRLVMQLQFVLFLCHLVCSNSPPVTSLPWQGLKAGTKKQKYEKISERKIATSIEALCRGYPSEFQSFFHYCRSLRFEDSPDYQYLKRLFRDLFIREGFQFDYVFDWTILKYQQSQMTSVPPRAIAAAAGQSSGMAPIACNNRLSATEEGRRSGWSDDPTRRQVPPTGINAGSLSKQKSPVRPDVSAPKEAVLSSSTFLGRSGVSSRRPAVSSSRDLPSSGAEPSRSRAPDASPGTSQRNSAPRRTSQTPDYSDPRHKSNSNNYESTIRGIRGLNFDGNDRIHY
- the LOC123061336 gene encoding casein kinase I isoform X4, giving the protein MEPRVGNKYRLGRKLGSGSFGEIYLGTNVQTNEEVAIKLENVKTKHPQLLYESKLYRVLQGGTGISNVKWFGVEGDYNVLVMDVLGPSLEDLFSFCNRKLSLKTVLMLADQMINRVEFIHSKSFLHRDIKPDNFLMGLGKRANQVYMIDFGLAKKYRDTSTHQHIPYRENKNLTGTARYASVSTHLGIEQSRRDDMESLGYVLMYFLRGSLPWQGLKAGTKKQKYEKISERKIATSIEALCRGYPSEFQSFFHYCRSLRFEDSPDYQYLKRLFRDLFIREGFQFDYVFDWTILKYQQSQMTSVPPRAIAAAAGQSSGMAPIASTEEGRRSGWSDDPTRRQVPPTGINAGSLSKQKSPVRPDVSAPKEAVLSSSTFLGRSGVSSRRPAVSSSRDLPSSGAEPSRSRAPDASPGTSQRNSAPRRTSQTPDYSDPRHKSNSNNYESTIRGIRGLNFDGNDRIHY
- the LOC123061336 gene encoding casein kinase I isoform X3, which codes for MEPRVGNKYRLGRKLGSGSFGEIYLGTNVQTNEEVAIKLENVKTKHPQLLYESKLYRVLQGGTGISNVKWFGVEGDYNVLVMDVLGPSLEDLFSFCNRKLSLKTVLMLADQMINRVEFIHSKSFLHRDIKPDNFLMGLGKRANQVYMIDFGLAKKYRDTSTHQHIPYRENKNLTGTARYASVSTHLGIEQSRRDDMESLGYVLMYFLRGSLPWQGLKAGTKKQKYEKISERKIATSIEALCRGYPSEFQSFFHYCRSLRFEDSPDYQYLKRLFRDLFIREGFQFDYVFDWTILKYQQSQMTSVPPRAIAAAAGQSSGMAPIACNNRLSATEEGRRSGWSDDPTRRQVPPTGINAGSLSKQKSPVRPDVSAPKEAVLSSSTFLGRSGVSSRRPAVSSSRDLPSSGAEPSRSRAPDASPGTSQRNSAPRRTSQTPDYSDPRHKSNSNNYESTIRGIRGLNFDGNDRIHY
- the LOC123061336 gene encoding casein kinase 1-like protein 2 isoform X6 — its product is MEPRVGNKYRLGRKLGSGSFGEIYLGTNVQTNEEVAIKLENVKTKHPQLLYESKLYRVLQGGTGISNVKWFGVEGDYNVLVMDVLGPSLEDLFSFCNRKLSLKTVLMLADQMINRVEFIHSKSFLHRDIKPDNFLMGLGKRANQVYMIDFGLAKKYRDTSTHQHIPYRENKNLTGTARYASVSTHLGIEQSRRDDMESLGYVLMYFLRGRLVMQLQFVLFLCHLVCSNSPPVTSLPWQGLKAGTKKQKYEKISERKIATSIEALCRGYPSEFQSFFHYCRSLRFEDSPDYQYLKRLFRDLFIREGFQFDYVFDWTILKYQQSQMTSVPPRAIAAAAGQSSGMAPIASTEEGRRSGWSDDPTRRQVPPTGINAGSLSKQKSPVRPDVSAPKEAVFDFFGSVRRVLKATCCF
- the LOC123061336 gene encoding casein kinase 1-like protein 2 isoform X5; translation: MEPRVGNKYRLGRKLGSGSFGEIYLGTNVQTNEEVAIKLENVKTKHPQLLYESKLYRVLQGGTGISNVKWFGVEGDYNVLVMDVLGPSLEDLFSFCNRKLSLKTVLMLADQMINRVEFIHSKSFLHRDIKPDNFLMGLGKRANQVYMIDFGLAKKYRDTSTHQHIPYRENKNLTGTARYASVSTHLGIEQSRRDDMESLGYVLMYFLRGRLVMQLQFVLFLCHLVCSNSPPVTSLPWQGLKAGTKKQKYEKISERKIATSIEALCRGYPSEFQSFFHYCRSLRFEDSPDYQYLKRLFRDLFIREGFQFDYVFDWTILKYQQSQMTSVPPRAIAAAAGQSSGMAPIACNNRLSATEEGRRSGWSDDPTRRQVPPTGINAGSLSKQKSPVRPDVSAPKEAVFDFFGSVRRVLKATCCF
- the LOC123061336 gene encoding casein kinase 1-like protein 2 isoform X7, whose protein sequence is MEPRVGNKYRLGRKLGSGSFGEIYLGTNVQTNEEVAIKLENVKTKHPQLLYESKLYRVLQGGTGISNVKWFGVEGDYNVLVMDVLGPSLEDLFSFCNRKLSLKTVLMLADQMINRVEFIHSKSFLHRDIKPDNFLMGLGKRANQVYMIDFGLAKKYRDTSTHQHIPYRENKNLTGTARYASVSTHLGIEQSRRDDMESLGYVLMYFLRGSLPWQGLKAGTKKQKYEKISERKIATSIEALCRGYPSEFQSFFHYCRSLRFEDSPDYQYLKRLFRDLFIREGFQFDYVFDWTILKYQQSQMTSVPPRAIAAAAGQSSGMAPIACNNRLSATEEGRRSGWSDDPTRRQVPPTGINAGSLSKQKSPVRPDVSAPKEAVFDFFGSVRRVLKATCCF